AGCTGGGGCCGCGTCAGGCAAGGTTTGCCCGTCAAGGAGCGGCGTCCGGTGCACGGGGCCTCCCCCGGCCCTCGGGGGAGGCCGCGTGGGGAAGGATCGCAAGGCGCCGGATCGACCTCGTAGTGGACCTACTCGGTTGATTCGGCAACGCCGCGAGTCGCCGTGCCGGGCGCCACGACGGGGCGAACGTCGCCCGATGCGGCACTGGATTGACGCGGCCGTGTCCGTGCGGGAGCGAGAGGAGCCGAGGTTGATGACGGTCGCAGTCGACGCTGCCCTGTGCAGCGCCCGGTGCGGAGACGCGGACGCCGGCGATGGCAGCCGCCCTGGAGGCCACCCGGGCGGAGATCGCGATGCGCCGTGACCACGGCGCCGAGTACGGTTACACCGGCTATGTGCTGCGACCCGCCGACCCCCGCTGGCGGGTCCGCCCGGAGACGGACACCGACGTCCCGGCCGTGCACGCCGTCAACGCGGCGGCCTTCCCCACGGACGGCGAGGCGGAGCTCGTGGACGCACTGCGCCGGGACCCTTCGGCGTGGCTGCCGGGGCTCTCCTGGGTGGCCGAGGCGCCGGACGGTTCCGTCGCGGCGTACGCGCTGCTCACCCGCTGCGGGGTCGGCGGCGAGCCCGCGCTGGCGCTGGCCCCCTGCGCCACCGCTCCGCGGTACCAGGGGCAGGGCGCGGGCTCCGCGGTGATCCGGGCGGCGCTGGACGCCGCCCGGGTCCGGGGTGAGCGGCTGGTCGTGGTGCTCGGTCATCCGGGGTACTACGCGAGGTTCGGCTTCGGGCGCGCTTCCGGGCTCGGCATCCGGCCGGGCTTCGAGGTGCCCGACGAGGCGATGATGGCCATGGTGCTGGACGGTTCCGACACGGCGCCGCAGGGCATGATCACGTACCCGGAGGCGTTCGGGGTCTGAGCCGCCGTCCGTGCCCGCCGTGCTCCCCGCACGACGGGCACGGACATGCCCAGGGGCGGTGAAGTGCGGACAAGCCGCTTTTGTACGGCAGACTGGGTGCGCCCCTCCGGGCCGAGGACCGAAGCGAAGGATGGCTATGCCGATCACACCCGCCACCGCGCCGAACAGCTCGCCGAACGGCACCACGCAACAGATCCTGCTGGAACTGGTCGACGAGACCGGCCGAACCATCGGCACCGCGGAGAAGCTCTCCGCCCATCAGGCGCCGGGACAGCTGCACCGGGCGTTCTCCGTGTTCCTCTTCGACGAGCACGGGCGGCTGCTCCTGCAGCGGCGGGCGCTCGGCAAGTACCACTCCCCCGGAGTCTGGTCCAACACCTGCTGCGGGCACCCCTATCCGGGCGAGGCCCCGTTCACGGCGGCGGCCCGGCGGACCCACGAGGAGCTGGGCGTCTCGCCTTCGCTGCTCGCCGAGGCCGGGACCGTCCGCTACAACCATCCCGACCCGGCCTCGGGCCTGGTCGAGCAGGAGTTCAACCACCTCTTCGTGGGCCTGGTGCAGTCTCCGCTGCGGCCGGACCCGGAGGAGGTCGGGGAGACGGTGTTCGTGACGGCGGCCGAGCTTGCGGAACGCCACGCCCGGGACACGTTCTCGGCCTGGTTCATGACGGTGCTGGACGCGGCGCGTCCGGCGGTCAGGGAACTCACGGGCCCGGCCGGAGGCTGGTGACCCGCCGGGGCGTCTCGCGAAGCCTCTCCGGCGCGGCGGCCCTACAGGGACGCCGCGCCGCTCACGGGGACGAGCGGCAGAGCCGCCCAGATGATCTTTCCGCCGCTCGACGTGTGCTCGACGTCGCACTCGCCGCCCGCCTCCCGGGTGATCTCCTTGACGAGGAGCAGTCCCCGGCCGCCCGTCCGGGCGGAGTCGCTCTCCAGGGCCTTGGGCCGGTAGGGGTGGTCGTCCTCGACGGCCACCCGGATCCACTGCGGACCGACCGCGACCTCGATGGCCACCTCCGGCGAGAGCAGGGCAGCGTGCCGGACGGCGTTGGTGACGAGTTCGGACACGATCAGCAGCAGTCCCTGCAGGACCTCGTCGTGGACCGGTACGCCCTGGTGTCGGACCAGATCGCGTACGGCATGCCGGGCCTGCGGTACGGACACGTCGAGTGCGGGAGCGGTGAACCGCCAGACGCCTTCGTACGACAGTGGCCGGGCCGGGACGCTCCCGGGGCTCTCCATACTCCCGCACCCACCCTCGTGAAACGTCGCTGGGAACCGATGTGTACACGAGTGTTGGGAATGCGCTGGTCCATACCGGGCTGCTGACCAGAAGTCAGCTTCTATCGACGGCCCCGGACCGGTTCATTGCGTTCCGGTCAGTTCTTCGACCGGTCCGGATCCTCTTCTGATGACCTCTCGGACGGACCGGCGGAGGCCGGACCGAACGCCTCCCCGGATTCCCCGCCCTGCCCGCCGTCCGCGACCATGTCGACGATACGGCGACCGCCCACGCCGATCGCGATCAGCCCCAGCCCGTCGAAGAGCAGGGCGAGGGAGAAGAACACGCCGAGGACGTAGCGGCTGCTCTCGGGCCAGTTCGCCAGCACCAGGATGCCCAGCAGCAGGCCGAACGCGCCCTGGAGCAGGGTCCAGCCGAACTGCGGCCCCCGCACCACGAGCGACCCCACCAGCCGGAAGAGCCCGCCGGTGAGGAACAGCAGCGCGGCGAACATGGTCAGTGCCTCCGCGCTGCCCTCCGGGTGGCGGATGACGACCACACCGGCCGCGATGTTCAGGGCGGCGACGACCACACTGAGCCAGAAGAAGCTGCTGCCGCGGGACTCGATCGCCTGGAGCAGTCCGACCAGCCCGCCGACGAGCAGCAGCCAGCCGAACAGGAGCATGGAGGTGAGGGTGGCGAGGCCGGTGTAGACGAGGCCCACGATCCCGGCGATCACGAGGAGCACACCGAGGGCCGCCAGCCAGCCGAAGCTGCGGCGGAGCTTTCTGCCCTCCTGGGCGGGACCGGTCATGGGGTGCCTCCTCGTCGTGCCCTCCCCGGTCGCTGTCGTCCTCGCCGGCTCCGCGGTCCCGGCCGGTGTCGCCGTCTCCGTCGTCACTGCCGTCGTCGCTGCCGTCGGTGCCGGTGTCGGCGCCGGTCGCCGGCGCCGACACCCCCGTCCCGATCATAGGTAGGGGTCCGGCGGATAGCATCCGGCGCATGGACCGGACGAACGAGGCGCACGAGGCGGAGCCGGAAGTCCGGCACACGGTGGCGGACGGGGTGGCGACCGTCGTGATCAGCCATCCCGCCAGGCGCAACGCGATGACCGCCGCGATGTGGCGGGAGCTGCCGGCGCTGCTGGACGGACTGGGCCGCGACCCCGCCGTACGGGTGCTGGTGCTCACCGGCGACGGGGGCACCTTCTGCGCGGGCGCCGACATCACCTCCCTGAGCACGCCCGCTCCGGAGGAGTCACCGCAGGACCTGGCCGTGCGCGCCGAGGAGGCGCTCGCGGCGTTCCCCAAGCCGTCACTGGCGGCGGTCCGCGGCTACTGCGTGGGCGGCGGCTGCCAGCTGGCGGCCGCCTGCGATCTGAGGTTCGCCGAGGAGGGTGCCTCCTTCGGGATCACCCCGGCGAAGCTCGGCATCGTCTACCCCCCGTCCTCGACCCGGCGGCTGGTCTCGCTCGTGGGTCCGGGAACCGCGAAGTACCTGCTGTTCTCGGGCGAGTTGATCGGCACGGAGCGGGCGCTGCGCACCGGCCTGGTGGACGAGGTGCTGCCTGCGGGCGAACTGGGCAAGCGCGTGGCCGAGTTCGCCCGGGTACTGACGGCCCGCTCGCAGCTGACGCAGGCCGCCGCCAAGGAGTTCGCCACGGGACGCACCGACCGCGACGCCCACTGGGCGGAGCAGGCCCGTGGCAGCGGCGACACCGCGGAGGGGATCGCCGCCTTCCTGGAGCGCAGACCGCCTCGCTTCACCTGGAACGTGTGAGGCGGGGCGGCCGGATCCGGCCCGAAGACCACGCGCTCCCCCGTCGGCTCCGCGCCGAAGGGCACGATGTCCTCCAGGGCGAGCCAGTGGGACGTGGCGCGACGCCCTCCAAGCAGTCCGGCCACGGCCGGCAGGTGCGAGCCGGTGCTCACGGACGTGGTCCAGGTGCTGGTGACGTCGGCCGCGCGGAGCCAGCCGAGGATCGTCTCGTCGAGCATGGCGCGCCGTGAGCCGGGCCCGCCGGGGACGACCATGATGTCCGGCGCGATCACCTCGTGGAGCGCCCGCTCGGCGGCCACGACGAGGGAGCCCTGGTCGTTCCGCACGGGGCCGGACTCCTCGGCGACGGACACGGTCCCCGCCACGGGCAGCCGGGACAGCGGCTCGGCCGCAATGACGGGAAGCCCACCATTCCTGCCATCGCGGACGGAGACCGTCCCTGCGGGAGGGCCGGACGCCGCCCCTTCGGGAGGGGAGGGAGATCGTCCGCAGGTGGAGGGAGACCTCCGTCTTCACGTCGTACCGACCAGTCGGTAACGTGCGGGCATGACCTCTCTGCACCCGCGCGCGGGACGCCGCTGCCACAACGCCGTCAATCCGCTCCACTCCACCGTGTACTTCTCACCCGACTACGCGAAGGAACTCGCGGGGATCGGTGTCGAGGACACCAGCGCCGCCTACTTCGCGGGCCGCGCCGCCGCCCTGGGCGCGGTCGGGCCGGGCACGGTCGCGGCGGCCTTCTACAACTTCAACCACGAGCTGATCGCCCGGCACCTCCCGGCCGTCTGGGACACCGCGCCGCCCGCCACGGTGCTGGACGCCCGGATGCGGGCGGTGGACGCGACACTGCGCCGGCTGCTCGGCGACGACACCGTCACCTCGCCGGAGATGGCCGAAGCCGCCCGCCTGGCACTGCGCGCCACCGAGGCCTGCACCCGGCACGCCCGCCCGCTGTACGCCGCGCACGCAGACCTGCCGGTGCCCGAGGAACCGCACCTCGCCCTCTGGCACGCGGCGACCCTGCTGCGCGAGCACCGCGGCGACGGCCATCTCACCGCGCTGCTGTCCGCCGGACTCGACCCACTGGAGGCGCTGGTCAGCCACACCGCGACCGGCAAGGGCATGTCACCGCGCTGGATCCTCGCCAGCCGCGGCTGGCGGCGCACCGACTGGGAGTCGGCTTCCGACCGGCTGCGCGAGCGCGGACTGCTCGACGCCGACGCCGAGTTGACCGAGGCGGGCACGGCGCTCCGCGCCGAGCTGGAGGAGCACACCGACCGGCTCGACCTCGCCCCGTACGAGCACCTGGGCGCGGCGGGCGTCGAACGCCTCACCGAGCTGGGCCGCGGATTCCTCATGGCGGCCGCCGCGGCCGGCGCCTTCCCCTCGGACCTCGCCGGCAAGGGCTGACCGGCAGAGGCCGATTGCCGGGGGCAGGCCGGCAGAGGGGCACCGGTACGAGCCGCCCGCCAGGGCCGACCGGCAGGAGCCGGCGCTCCGAGGCGCGCCACCGCCGCGGGCCGGGAACGGGACGGTACGGGCAGACCGGAAACGGGACGGTACGGGCAGGACGGCGGAACCTCGCCGGACGGGCCGGTCGGCGTTCGGCCGCAGCGGCCGGGTGGGTTTGACGGCACGGGGCACGGCAACCCGGAACCGAAGCACCACAACGTGTCCGCACCGAGGAGGCAAACCGTGTTCCGTGCCGTCGCCGACGCACTCAGGACCCTCGGCGGCATCGCCGCCGCCGTCGTCACCTTCCCGTTCCGACTGCTGGCCCGTCTCTTCGGCGGCACGGCGGGGCACGGACGACGTACGCGCCGCGCGTAGGGGGGACGCGCGACACGGCCCCCGCCCACCCGGCAGAATGCAGCCGAAGAGATCGCGCGGGCACCGGTCCGCGCGCCCTCCAGGCACAGCCGGTATCGGAAGGCGAGTCGGGAACCGTGACGACGTCCATCGAAGGCAGGATCGCCGAGGAGCTCGGCGTACGGGAGCGGCAGGTGAAGGCGGCCGTCGAGCTGCTCGACGGCGGGTCCACCGTCCCGTTCATCGCGCGCTACCGCAAGGAAGCGACCGAGATGCTCGACGACGCGCAGCTGCGTACGCTCGAGGAGCGGCTGCGCTATCTGCGGGAACTCGAGGAGCGGCGGACGTCGGTGCTCGAGTCCGTCCGCGAACAGGGCAAGCTCACCGACGAGCTCGAGGCGCAGATCCGGGCCGCCGACACCAAGGCCCGGCTGGAGGACATCTACCTCCCCTTCAAGCCCAAGCGGCGCACCAAGGCGCAGATCGCCCGGGAGGCGGGGCTGGAGCCGCTCGCCGAGGGGCTGCTCGGCGACCCCACGGTCGAACCCCTCGCGGCCGCCGCCGCGTTCGTCGACGCCGGCAAGGGCGTCGCCGACGCCGCGGCCGCGCTGGAGGGCGCCCGGGCGATCCTCGCCGAGCGCTTCTCCGAGGACGCCGACCTCATCGGCGAACTGCGGGAGCGGATGTGGACCCGCGGCCGGCTGGCGGCGAGGGTCCGAGACGGCAGGGAGGAGGCCGGCGCGAAGTTCGCCGACTACTTCGACTTCGCCGAGCCGTTCACCGAGCTCCCGTCGCACCGCGTGCTCGCGCTGCTGCGCGGCGAGAAGGAGGACGTGCTCAGCCTGGAGCTGGAGCCGGAGGAGCCCACGGACGGTCCTTCGACGTACGAGGGCATGGTCGCCCGGCGCTTCGACGTGGCGGACCGGGGCCGACCGGCGGACAAGTGGCTGCTGGACACGGTGCGCTGGGCATGGCGGACCCGGATCCTCGTGCACCTCGGGATCGATCTGCGGCTGAGGCTGCGGACGGCGGCCGAGGACGAGGCCGTACGGGTCTTCGCCGCCAACCTGCGGGACCTGCTGCTCGCCGCCCCCGCCGGAACGCGCGCGACGCTGGGCCTCGACCCCGGCTTCCGCACGGGTGTGAAGGTGGCGGTGGTGGACGCCACCGGCAAGGTCGTCGCCACCGACACGATCTACCCTCACGTACCCGCGAACAAGTGGGACGAGTCGCTGGCGAAGCTGGCCCGGCTGGCGAAGGAGCACGCCGTCGAGCTGGTGGCCATCGGCAACGGCACGGCGTCCCGCGAGACGGACAAGCTGGCCGCCGACCTCATCGCGAAGCACCCGGAGCTGAAGCTCACCAAGGTGATGGTGTCGGAGGCGGGCGCGTCGGTGTACTCCGCGTCCGCGTTCGCCTCGCAGGAACTGCCGGGCCTCGACGTCTCGCTGCGCGGCGCGGTGTCCATCGCCCGCCGGCTGCAGGACCCCCTCGCCGAGCTGGTGAAGATCGACCCCAAGTCGATCGGCGTGGGCCAGTACCAGCACGACCTCTCCGAGGTGAAGCTCTCGCGTTCGCTGGACGCGGTCGTCGAGGACTGTGTGAACGGCGTCGGCGTCGATGTGAACACCGCCTCGGCGCCGCTGCTCTCCCGGGTCTCGGGCATCGGGACGGGCCTCGCCGAGAACATCGTGGCCCACCGCGACCAGAACGGCCCGTTCCACTCCCGTAAGGAGCTCAGGAACGTGGCGCGGCTCGGCCCGAAGGCGTACGAGCAGTGCGCGGGCTTCCTGCGGATCCGCGGCGGCGACGACCCGCTCGACGCGTCCAGCGTGCACCCCGAGGCGTACCCGGTGGTGCGGCGCATGGTGAAGACGACCGGCAGCGAGGTCGCCGCCCTCATCGGCAACACCGGCGTGCTGCGGTCGCTGCGCCCGGACGACTTCGTCGACGAGACCTTCGGTCTGCCGACGGTGACGGACATCCTGCGGGAGCTGGAGAAGCCGGGACGCGACCCGCGTCCCGCGTTCCGGACGGCGACCTTCAAGGACGGCGTCGAGAAGATCTCCGACCTGGCGTCCGGGATGGTGCTGGAGGGCGTCGTCACCAACGTCGCGGCGTTCGGGGCGTTCGTGGACGTCGGCGTCCACCAGGACGGACTCGTGCACGTCTCCGCGATGTCGCGCACGTTCGTCAAGGACCCGCGGGACGTGGTGAAGCCGGGTGACGTGGTCAGGGTGAAGGTCCTCGACGTCGACATCCCGCGCAAGCGGATCTCGCTGACCCTGCGGCTGGACGACGAGGCCGCGGCGCAGCCGGGCGGCGGTGGCGGCCAGCGCCGCGACCGCGGCCAGGGCGGCGGACGGCCGCCGCAGCAGCGCCAGGGCGGCCGCGAGCGCAGGACGGGCGCCGGCTCGGGCTCGGCGGGCCGCCAGGCGGCCGCGCCCGCCAACAGCGCGATGGCGGACGCACTGCGCCGGGCCGGTCTCCTCGGCGACGAGCGGCGCGGCGGCCGCTGACCCCGCCACGGCCGCGCGGTCCCGTTCCGCGCGGCCGGGACCGCGCGGCCCGCCGAGGAGGAAGCACGGCCATCGGTGCGCTCCCTCATCCGATCGCCACCGTGCTCGCGCGGCGGTGCGTGCCGCCCGGGCGCCTGGTACGCGCCGACGGGACCCGACGCCCTCGCCCACCCGGCAGCACCCGACCGCGGTATGTGTTCGCACGGGCACGGAAAGCGGTTGTGACCTGCGTCCTGTCGTCGCACGGACCTCCACTCCTACGCTTGCCTGCCACTCGCGCCCCTGGCGCGCAGGCGCTCGCCCGCTCCGGCACGACCACGGCGAGCACACGTCGAGGATGGTTCCGCCCCACATGCCCAGTGATCTGTCACCCGTCATCGCAGCCGCCACCCGCTGGCTCCTCTCGGCGTTCCCGCCTGAGGCGGGTGCGCTCGACCGTGCGCTGGCCGAGGCCCAGGCCGGACAGGCGGCGACCATCGCCGCCGCCCTGCGCTACCCGACCGAGCTGGACGCGGAGCTGCTGCATCTCCTCGGTCCCGGGGACACCGCGCGACTGGATGCGGTCAGCGGTGCCGGCGAGGCGCCGGGGGGACCTGAACACGTCTGGCGCACCTGGGTGGACGAGACCGTCGTCAGCTGGGCGGCATGTCTGCTCGCCGACGCGGAACTCGCGGCCATGGCGACGGCCTGCGTCTCCTCGACCCACCACGGTGCCGGCTCCGTGGGTACCGCGCGCCGGCTCACCGTTCCCAGCCGTCGCGACCACCGCGCGGCGCCGCTGCTGCGCCACCCCGACCTGGTCGGCCCCGTCGCCGAACTCCACCGGGGCACCCTGTGCCGGCTGCTCGCCGCCACGAGCCCGAGCGCGAGCGCGAGCGCGTAGCCCGCCTGCCCCGCCGACGCGCCGTGGGACCGCGGCGCGCGTCGGCGGGGCAGGCGCCGGTCCGGGCCCCTCTCCTCTTCGCGCTGTGGTCCCCGCGGCCGACCAGTTCCCGTCCGTCGTCCGGTCCCTGTCGGTCGTCCGCTCCCTGTCCGTCGTCCGATTCCCGCAGCCGTCCAGCCCCCGTCCGTCGTCCGCTGCCCGAGGCGGCCGGAGTCACCCGGGCACGTGGTCGCGCGCCGCACGGTGCCCCGCCACACCACCCGGCCGGCGTTCGAGGAGGCCAGGTACTCCCGACGCAGGCCACACGCCGGGCGGAGCCTCCGTGACGCTCGCTCAGCCCTGCGGAGGCCCCGGCAGAAAACGCAGCGCCCATACCGCACGCTCGGCGACGACCGGATCCGCGTCCTCCGTCAGCGGTTCCAGCAGGGTGCGGGCCCCGTCCGGGTCGGACTGGACCAGGTCGACGATCTCCGTCGCCAGACCGTCCTGGTCGTCGCCGAGGTCGACGGCCGAAGCGCGGAGCAGCAGCGGGAGCGTGCCGGTGCCACCGAGTGACGCGATCACCCCGCCGAGCATCTCGCGGGCGTAGAAGTTCCCTTCGCCGAGGAAACGGTCCATCGCCGCCTCCAGGCGCGGCAGCAGGGCGCGGTCGCCGGACGCCGCGACGGTGTCGGCGAGGCCGATCGCCTCGTCGACGGAGTCGAGGCTGTCGAGGAGTTCGAACAGCCGGTTCAGGGAGTCGGTCGTCATGCTCGGCCTTCTTCAGGACTCGGTGACCTTGCCGTGCGCCACTTCCAGGCGCCGGGTCGTGCGGACGGTGTCCAGCATCCGCCGGTCGTGGGTGACCAGGAGCAGCGTGCCCGTGTACGAGGCGAGCGCGGACTCCAGCTGTTCGATGGCCGGCAGGTCGAGGTGGTTCGTGGGCTCGTCGAGGACGAGCAGATTGACGCCCCGGCCCTGGAGCAGCGCGAGAGCCGCCCGGGTCCGTTCCCCCGGGGACAGGCTGATCGCCGGGCGCAGGACGTGGTCCGCCCTGAGGCCGAACTTGGCGAGCAGGGTGCGGACGTCGGCGGGCTCGGTGTCGGGAACCGCCGCGCAGAACGCGTCCAGCAACGAGTCCGTGCCGTGGAACAGCCGACGGGCCTGGTCGACCTCGCCGACGACGACCCCGGAACCGACGGCCGAGT
The genomic region above belongs to Streptomyces marianii and contains:
- the idi gene encoding isopentenyl-diphosphate Delta-isomerase → MPITPATAPNSSPNGTTQQILLELVDETGRTIGTAEKLSAHQAPGQLHRAFSVFLFDEHGRLLLQRRALGKYHSPGVWSNTCCGHPYPGEAPFTAAARRTHEELGVSPSLLAEAGTVRYNHPDPASGLVEQEFNHLFVGLVQSPLRPDPEEVGETVFVTAAELAERHARDTFSAWFMTVLDAARPAVRELTGPAGGW
- a CDS encoding ATP-binding protein; amino-acid sequence: MESPGSVPARPLSYEGVWRFTAPALDVSVPQARHAVRDLVRHQGVPVHDEVLQGLLLIVSELVTNAVRHAALLSPEVAIEVAVGPQWIRVAVEDDHPYRPKALESDSARTGGRGLLLVKEITREAGGECDVEHTSSGGKIIWAALPLVPVSGAASL
- a CDS encoding HdeD family acid-resistance protein, with the translated sequence MTGPAQEGRKLRRSFGWLAALGVLLVIAGIVGLVYTGLATLTSMLLFGWLLLVGGLVGLLQAIESRGSSFFWLSVVVAALNIAAGVVVIRHPEGSAEALTMFAALLFLTGGLFRLVGSLVVRGPQFGWTLLQGAFGLLLGILVLANWPESSRYVLGVFFSLALLFDGLGLIAIGVGGRRIVDMVADGGQGGESGEAFGPASAGPSERSSEEDPDRSKN
- a CDS encoding enoyl-CoA hydratase/isomerase family protein, coding for MDRTNEAHEAEPEVRHTVADGVATVVISHPARRNAMTAAMWRELPALLDGLGRDPAVRVLVLTGDGGTFCAGADITSLSTPAPEESPQDLAVRAEEALAAFPKPSLAAVRGYCVGGGCQLAAACDLRFAEEGASFGITPAKLGIVYPPSSTRRLVSLVGPGTAKYLLFSGELIGTERALRTGLVDEVLPAGELGKRVAEFARVLTARSQLTQAAAKEFATGRTDRDAHWAEQARGSGDTAEGIAAFLERRPPRFTWNV
- a CDS encoding SCO6745 family protein; amino-acid sequence: MTSLHPRAGRRCHNAVNPLHSTVYFSPDYAKELAGIGVEDTSAAYFAGRAAALGAVGPGTVAAAFYNFNHELIARHLPAVWDTAPPATVLDARMRAVDATLRRLLGDDTVTSPEMAEAARLALRATEACTRHARPLYAAHADLPVPEEPHLALWHAATLLREHRGDGHLTALLSAGLDPLEALVSHTATGKGMSPRWILASRGWRRTDWESASDRLRERGLLDADAELTEAGTALRAELEEHTDRLDLAPYEHLGAAGVERLTELGRGFLMAAAAAGAFPSDLAGKG
- a CDS encoding LPFR motif small protein, with amino-acid sequence MFRAVADALRTLGGIAAAVVTFPFRLLARLFGGTAGHGRRTRRA
- a CDS encoding Tex family protein gives rise to the protein MTTSIEGRIAEELGVRERQVKAAVELLDGGSTVPFIARYRKEATEMLDDAQLRTLEERLRYLRELEERRTSVLESVREQGKLTDELEAQIRAADTKARLEDIYLPFKPKRRTKAQIAREAGLEPLAEGLLGDPTVEPLAAAAAFVDAGKGVADAAAALEGARAILAERFSEDADLIGELRERMWTRGRLAARVRDGREEAGAKFADYFDFAEPFTELPSHRVLALLRGEKEDVLSLELEPEEPTDGPSTYEGMVARRFDVADRGRPADKWLLDTVRWAWRTRILVHLGIDLRLRLRTAAEDEAVRVFAANLRDLLLAAPAGTRATLGLDPGFRTGVKVAVVDATGKVVATDTIYPHVPANKWDESLAKLARLAKEHAVELVAIGNGTASRETDKLAADLIAKHPELKLTKVMVSEAGASVYSASAFASQELPGLDVSLRGAVSIARRLQDPLAELVKIDPKSIGVGQYQHDLSEVKLSRSLDAVVEDCVNGVGVDVNTASAPLLSRVSGIGTGLAENIVAHRDQNGPFHSRKELRNVARLGPKAYEQCAGFLRIRGGDDPLDASSVHPEAYPVVRRMVKTTGSEVAALIGNTGVLRSLRPDDFVDETFGLPTVTDILRELEKPGRDPRPAFRTATFKDGVEKISDLASGMVLEGVVTNVAAFGAFVDVGVHQDGLVHVSAMSRTFVKDPRDVVKPGDVVRVKVLDVDIPRKRISLTLRLDDEAAAQPGGGGGQRRDRGQGGGRPPQQRQGGRERRTGAGSGSAGRQAAAPANSAMADALRRAGLLGDERRGGR